A single Desulfobacterales bacterium DNA region contains:
- a CDS encoding UbiD family decarboxylase: MPPILNLRNFLDILQKNDQLLIIDSEMDPYLEIAEIHRRVIARRGPALLFTNVKGSSFPVTTNLFGTGERLELAFGRRPLDFVRDLVNLVEHLMPPKMSTLWQARPLLGQGLRVGLKSTKNAPVMECCMQPARLSELPMLTSWHSDGGPFVTLPLIYTEHPDGRGHNLGMYRIQRYDDVTTGIHWQIHKGGGYHYHAAEQRNQPLPMTLFIGGPPALMLAAIAPLPEDIPELMLASLLLGGKLEMVRTGKHQHPLVAHAEFAVQGRVEPHVRRPEGPFGDHYGYNSLTHDYPVFQASHLYHRKNAIYPATVVGRPRQEDFYIGDFLQDLLSPLFPLVMNNVRQLKTFGETGFHCLAAARVTNRYPREAFAAGLRILGEGQLSLTKFLIITDGDLDVADFKKLWVHVLERVNWQTDLYIFANVSQDTLDYTGPSVNKGSKAMLMGLGKEKQRQLPETFTGSLPPAGCKRPKAYLPGTLVVEGSPYDQDKGLAGRLANWQGLADWPLVILVDDSHAATGNLQEFLWTVFTRFEPAADIHAADSTVTRFHVGLREPVVIDCRMKPWYPPILEVDPETRARVDARIGSMVPARWR, from the coding sequence ATGCCCCCTATCCTTAATCTGCGCAATTTCCTGGATATCCTGCAAAAAAATGATCAGCTGCTGATCATTGACAGCGAGATGGACCCCTATCTTGAGATTGCAGAAATCCATCGACGGGTTATAGCCCGGCGGGGCCCGGCTCTGCTCTTCACCAATGTCAAAGGTTCTTCATTCCCGGTAACGACCAATCTTTTCGGTACCGGAGAACGGCTGGAGCTTGCCTTTGGCCGCCGCCCCCTTGATTTTGTCCGCGATCTGGTCAATCTTGTCGAGCATCTGATGCCGCCCAAGATGTCCACCCTCTGGCAGGCTCGTCCTCTGCTCGGCCAGGGTTTGAGAGTCGGCCTAAAGTCCACTAAAAACGCACCGGTCATGGAGTGCTGCATGCAGCCCGCCCGCCTGAGCGAACTGCCGATGCTCACCTCCTGGCACTCGGACGGCGGCCCCTTTGTCACCCTGCCCCTGATCTATACCGAACATCCGGACGGACGGGGCCACAATCTCGGCATGTACCGGATCCAGCGCTACGACGACGTCACCACCGGCATCCACTGGCAGATTCACAAGGGCGGCGGCTACCATTACCATGCCGCGGAGCAGAGAAACCAACCCCTGCCGATGACCCTGTTCATCGGCGGTCCGCCGGCATTGATGCTGGCGGCCATCGCCCCCCTGCCCGAGGACATCCCCGAGCTGATGCTGGCCTCGCTGCTGCTTGGCGGAAAACTGGAGATGGTCCGGACCGGCAAGCACCAGCATCCCCTGGTGGCCCATGCCGAGTTTGCCGTCCAGGGAAGGGTGGAGCCCCATGTCCGCCGTCCGGAAGGCCCGTTCGGCGACCATTACGGCTACAACTCCCTGACCCATGATTACCCGGTGTTCCAGGCCAGCCACCTCTATCATCGCAAAAATGCCATCTATCCGGCCACTGTGGTGGGCCGGCCCCGGCAGGAGGATTTCTACATCGGCGACTTTCTTCAGGACCTGCTCTCCCCGCTCTTCCCCCTGGTGATGAACAACGTCCGCCAGTTAAAGACCTTTGGCGAGACCGGCTTTCACTGCCTGGCCGCGGCCCGGGTCACGAATCGCTACCCCAGGGAGGCCTTTGCCGCCGGCCTGCGGATCCTGGGCGAGGGCCAGCTGTCGTTGACCAAGTTCCTGATCATCACCGACGGCGATCTGGATGTGGCTGATTTCAAGAAACTGTGGGTGCATGTGCTTGAGCGGGTCAACTGGCAGACCGACCTGTACATCTTTGCCAATGTCTCCCAGGACACCCTGGACTATACCGGTCCTTCGGTGAACAAGGGTTCCAAGGCCATGCTGATGGGGCTGGGCAAGGAGAAACAACGACAGTTGCCCGAGACCTTTACCGGCTCCCTGCCGCCGGCCGGCTGCAAGCGGCCGAAGGCCTATCTGCCCGGCACCCTGGTGGTGGAGGGCTCTCCCTATGACCAGGACAAGGGCCTGGCCGGCCGGCTGGCAAACTGGCAGGGGCTGGCCGACTGGCCCCTGGTTATCCTGGTCGATGACAGCCACGCGGCAACCGGGAATCTCCAGGAATTCCTGTGGACGGTCTTCACCCGCTTTGAACCGGCCGCGGATATCCATGCCGCCGACTCGACAGTCACCCGGTTTCATGTGGGACTCAGGGAACCGGTGGTCATTGACTGCCGGATGAAACCCTGGTATCCGCCAATACTGGAGGTGGACCCGGAGACCAGGGCCAGGGTGGACGCCAGGATCGGCTCCATGGTCCCGGCCCGATGGCGCTGA